One window from the genome of Chloroflexota bacterium encodes:
- a CDS encoding FAD-dependent oxidoreductase: MRELRKLFEPIKIANVQVKNRIAMSPMGLARATEDGQVTDGIVDFYIERAKGGAGLIYVVCGYNDFCVYLPHIPALQDDRFIPGLRRLTGVIHEHGARVFAQLMNMGSSCFSTADGGPPAAPSAIRNTLTGVMPREMTSAEVKLLIQHFAEGACQAKEGGFDGVELVGNGGYLMNQFLSPLTNTRSDEYGGDFERRMRFPIEVVQKIRAGVGPGFPISYRASGDEFMKGGNRQEEMKTIVRALEEAGIDLVNVTAGWHQSFLPLVSMDVPRGAYVYLAEGIKQVVKVPVIACNRINNPFLAEQILMNNQADMIGMGRPFLADPEWPKKAAEGRYDEIRQCTACDQRCLDAVFSMKEISCTFNPAAGREREYALVRAEKLKKVFVIGGGPAGMEAARTLAQRGHKVTLFEKSHKLGGQLNLAAVPPGRGELASAVNYLSRELYRVGVKVELSKEIDVATVKKRAPDAVVVATGARPLVPNIPGIDGRNVVWAWDVLEEKSALGKRVVVIGGGAVGMETALFIAKQGPMSAESAVFLALGGALDAETAVQMTRRGPQVTILEMLERIGQDMGPTTRSSVKFALRLHNVKIITKATARRITEAGVVYEREGKEELSGADTVVIATGSKSEGGLFDALQGTVPEVYRVGDCVKARTACEAIEEAALIGRKI, from the coding sequence GCCCATCAAAATCGCCAATGTGCAGGTCAAGAACCGGATTGCCATGTCCCCGATGGGACTGGCACGAGCTACTGAGGATGGCCAGGTCACCGACGGCATAGTCGATTTCTACATCGAGAGAGCAAAGGGCGGGGCAGGGCTGATCTATGTTGTCTGCGGGTACAACGACTTTTGTGTGTACCTGCCACATATTCCGGCCCTGCAGGATGACAGGTTCATCCCCGGGCTCAGGAGGCTGACCGGAGTGATCCACGAGCACGGCGCCAGGGTCTTTGCGCAACTGATGAACATGGGGTCATCATGCTTTTCCACCGCAGATGGCGGCCCGCCGGCAGCGCCCTCGGCAATCCGCAACACACTCACTGGAGTAATGCCCCGCGAAATGACATCGGCAGAGGTCAAGTTGCTTATTCAGCATTTCGCTGAAGGAGCCTGCCAAGCCAAAGAGGGCGGCTTCGACGGGGTGGAACTCGTGGGCAATGGCGGTTACCTGATGAACCAATTCCTCTCGCCGCTGACCAACACGCGCAGCGATGAGTATGGCGGAGATTTTGAGAGGCGGATGAGGTTTCCCATAGAAGTGGTCCAAAAGATAAGGGCGGGCGTCGGCCCTGGTTTCCCTATTTCCTACCGCGCCTCCGGTGATGAGTTCATGAAGGGCGGCAACCGGCAGGAGGAAATGAAGACCATTGTGAGGGCCCTCGAGGAAGCTGGCATCGATCTGGTCAATGTGACCGCCGGATGGCATCAATCCTTTCTGCCACTGGTCTCCATGGACGTTCCCCGGGGTGCTTATGTTTATCTGGCCGAGGGAATCAAGCAAGTAGTCAAAGTCCCGGTGATCGCCTGCAACCGTATCAACAATCCCTTCCTGGCCGAGCAGATCCTGATGAACAACCAGGCCGACATGATAGGGATGGGCCGGCCTTTCTTGGCTGATCCTGAATGGCCCAAGAAGGCGGCCGAGGGACGCTATGACGAGATCCGACAGTGCACTGCCTGTGACCAGCGCTGCCTTGATGCTGTCTTCTCCATGAAAGAGATCTCCTGCACCTTCAACCCGGCCGCTGGAAGAGAAAGAGAGTACGCACTCGTCCGTGCCGAAAAACTCAAGAAGGTGTTCGTCATTGGCGGTGGGCCAGCCGGCATGGAGGCTGCCCGCACGCTGGCCCAAAGGGGACACAAGGTGACTCTGTTCGAGAAGTCGCACAAGCTCGGCGGTCAGTTAAACCTGGCTGCCGTACCGCCCGGGCGAGGTGAGCTTGCCAGCGCCGTCAACTATCTCTCCAGAGAACTCTACAGAGTCGGAGTCAAGGTGGAGTTGAGCAAAGAGATTGATGTGGCTACTGTGAAGAAGCGAGCGCCTGACGCGGTGGTTGTGGCTACCGGGGCCAGGCCCTTGGTACCCAATATTCCGGGGATTGACGGCAGGAATGTCGTGTGGGCCTGGGATGTTCTGGAAGAGAAGAGCGCGTTGGGGAAGCGGGTGGTGGTGATCGGGGGCGGGGCGGTGGGTATGGAGACAGCACTGTTCATCGCCAAGCAGGGTCCCATGTCAGCAGAATCTGCCGTATTCCTGGCCTTGGGTGGAGCTTTAGACGCCGAGACTGCTGTCCAGATGACACGCAGAGGCCCGCAGGTCACCATACTGGAGATGCTGGAGCGCATTGGGCAGGATATGGGTCCCACGACCAGATCCTCGGTGAAATTCGCGCTGCGCTTGCACAACGTCAAGATCATTACGAAGGCGACTGCCCGCCGAATCACAGAGGCGGGGGTGGTGTATGAGCGCGAAGGCAAAGAGGAACTGTCCGGGGCAGACACCGTAGTTATTGCCACAGGGTCCAAATCCGAGGGAGGTCTGTTTGACGCACTTCAGGGCACGGTCCCTGAGGTCTATCGGGTCGGGGATTGCGTCAAGGCAAGGACTGCCTGCGAGGCCATCGAAGAAGCTGCTCTGATCGGGCGGAAGATATAG
- a CDS encoding flavodoxin domain-containing protein yields the protein MKVLVTYYTMTGNTEKLAKAIHQEASKCHESYLQKVDEVKQESLNLHDLIFVGSPTHAGNLAAPVKKFLGELPQSPGFKVAAFITHSSPDKREFEQCLKSFEASSKDKGFAFLGCYDCQGCLAPEIQPYVKEARKASDAEWEEMMKDIARRPTAEDMRQARKFAREVLARV from the coding sequence ATGAAAGTTCTGGTGACCTACTACACCATGACCGGAAACACGGAGAAGCTCGCCAAAGCAATACACCAGGAGGCATCAAAGTGTCACGAGTCATATCTGCAGAAGGTAGATGAGGTAAAGCAAGAGAGTCTCAATCTGCATGACCTGATCTTCGTGGGCTCACCAACGCATGCAGGCAACCTGGCAGCGCCGGTGAAGAAATTCCTGGGCGAATTGCCTCAGTCACCCGGATTCAAGGTGGCAGCCTTCATCACGCATTCCAGCCCTGACAAGCGCGAATTCGAGCAATGCCTCAAGTCCTTCGAGGCTTCCAGCAAGGATAAGGGCTTCGCTTTTCTGGGATGCTACGATTGCCAGGGCTGCCTGGCACCTGAAATTCAACCCTACGTTAAGGAGGCCCGCAAGGCTTCCGATGCCGAGTGGGAAGAGATGATGAAGGATATTGCCCGGCGCCCCACCGCCGAAGATATGCGCCAGGCCAGGAAGTTTGCCAGAGAAGTACTGGCCAGAGTGTAG
- a CDS encoding CoA-binding protein — protein sequence MEDIEFLFHPKSIAIVGASPQPFSATHIYFFHPLMQFGYEGKLYPVNPKASEVLGLKAYPSILDIPEPVDHVICAIPASLTPQLMRDCVAARIKSVTIFTAGFSETGEEEGARLEKEILEIARQGGVRIIGPNCLGLHCPRAGVSLDGNIPRISGRVGFISQSGGNARELVVAAAERQIYFSKGVSFGNAVDLNESDFLEHLIYDRDTEIIAAYIEGIKQPRRFFKALRTATRTKPVIILKGGTTKAGTGAVASHTGALAGSKEVWDTLCRQSGVVQVYHFEELLDTLMAFTHMKSPRGRRVGIIGMGGGASVLAADECENAGLAVPVLPPEVRQELLKFTPSVGVGLRNPIDSSTGVYMDAALVARTVKVVADWDGIDLLFVVLPAILAVKIGGQLLKNHIGVIAEAAKNINKPIVIILRTGGFGESERVAREVQGDCIKAGFPAFLSIDSAARAVVCLISYHERRNL from the coding sequence ATGGAAGATATCGAATTCCTTTTTCATCCGAAGTCAATTGCCATTGTCGGCGCCTCCCCTCAGCCTTTCTCTGCTACCCATATCTACTTCTTTCACCCGCTGATGCAGTTTGGCTACGAAGGGAAACTCTACCCGGTGAATCCCAAAGCGAGCGAGGTTCTGGGACTGAAGGCCTATCCCAGCATCCTCGACATACCTGAGCCGGTGGACCACGTCATCTGTGCCATTCCAGCCTCACTGACACCGCAACTGATGCGGGATTGCGTGGCAGCCAGGATAAAGTCGGTCACTATCTTCACTGCTGGCTTTAGTGAGACGGGAGAGGAAGAGGGTGCCAGACTGGAAAAAGAAATCCTGGAGATCGCCCGTCAGGGGGGAGTGCGCATTATCGGGCCGAACTGCCTTGGACTGCACTGTCCCAGGGCAGGCGTGTCTCTGGATGGCAATATCCCCAGGATCAGCGGTCGCGTTGGCTTCATCTCTCAGAGCGGGGGCAATGCCAGGGAGCTGGTCGTTGCTGCAGCAGAGCGCCAGATATATTTCAGCAAAGGGGTTAGCTTTGGGAATGCCGTTGACCTGAATGAATCGGATTTCCTGGAGCACCTCATTTATGACAGGGACACGGAGATTATCGCTGCCTATATCGAGGGAATAAAGCAGCCGCGGAGGTTTTTCAAGGCGCTGAGGACAGCCACCCGGACGAAGCCGGTAATAATACTCAAAGGCGGTACCACCAAGGCCGGAACAGGAGCGGTGGCCTCTCATACGGGCGCTCTGGCCGGTAGCAAAGAAGTGTGGGACACGCTCTGCCGGCAGAGCGGGGTCGTACAGGTTTATCATTTCGAGGAGTTGCTGGACACCCTCATGGCGTTTACGCACATGAAGTCGCCTCGCGGCAGGAGGGTGGGCATCATTGGCATGGGTGGCGGGGCCAGTGTGCTGGCTGCTGATGAATGTGAGAACGCCGGGCTGGCCGTACCGGTTTTACCACCAGAGGTGAGGCAGGAGCTGTTGAAATTCACCCCGTCGGTAGGCGTTGGCCTGCGTAATCCGATCGACTCTTCAACCGGTGTCTATATGGACGCGGCTCTGGTCGCCAGGACAGTGAAGGTTGTGGCTGACTGGGACGGTATTGACCTCCTGTTTGTTGTGCTGCCGGCCATCCTTGCCGTCAAGATAGGGGGGCAACTTCTGAAAAACCATATCGGGGTCATTGCCGAGGCGGCCAAAAATATCAATAAGCCCATTGTCATTATCCTGCGCACGGGAGGCTTCGGCGAATCTGAGAGAGTGGCCCGGGAGGTGCAGGGGGACTGCATCAAGGCCGGATTCCCCGCATTTCTGTCAATTGATTCTGCTGCCAGGGCAGTGGTCTGTCTCATCTCCTATCACGAAAGACGAAACCTTTAG
- the folP gene encoding dihydropteroate synthase, protein MEEMHRVDPGITRCGGREFRWGERTYIMGVINVTPDSFSGDGLGRDIEAAVAQGKRFAAEGADILDIGGESTRPNAAPVSEDEELSRVLPVIGRLVSEVSLPLSIDTHKWEVAQQALSAGARMINDIRGLRHDPRLAKLAAEWGVPIILMSNQRGQTCEDIMTEVVVSLKESMTLAMEWGVARENIIVDPGVGFGKTLEQNLEIVCRLDELKCLGRPILIGTSRKSMIGLVLDLPPDQRLEGTAATVAISIANGADMVRVHDVAQMARVCRMSDAIVRGKMSAKRPGNGAVEAYLGLGANLGDRQSNLLRAIDLLSQKVRIEKRSSLYETEPVGYDRQPRFLNAVCLVSTSLSPEELLAVAKDIEAALDRRPGFPDAPRPIDIDILFYGDRVIESPQLTIPHPRLEERAFVLVPLAEIAPDLVHPVSGRTVRQMLGGLGKFEGVVKWNQEAKDV, encoded by the coding sequence ATGGAAGAGATGCATAGGGTTGACCCGGGTATCACTCGCTGCGGGGGCAGGGAGTTCAGGTGGGGCGAGCGGACCTACATCATGGGGGTTATCAACGTTACGCCGGACTCCTTTTCTGGTGACGGGTTGGGGCGTGACATTGAGGCTGCGGTGGCACAGGGCAAGCGCTTTGCTGCCGAGGGGGCCGACATCCTGGATATCGGAGGGGAATCGACCCGGCCGAATGCGGCCCCGGTATCTGAAGACGAGGAGTTGAGTCGGGTGCTGCCGGTTATCGGGAGACTGGTCAGCGAGGTATCGCTGCCGCTGAGTATTGATACCCATAAATGGGAGGTAGCGCAGCAGGCCCTCTCGGCTGGAGCCCGGATGATAAACGATATCCGGGGATTAAGGCACGATCCCCGACTGGCCAAGCTGGCTGCAGAGTGGGGAGTACCTATTATCCTGATGAGCAATCAGCGTGGCCAGACCTGTGAAGATATTATGACTGAGGTCGTTGTGAGCTTGAAGGAGAGTATGACCCTGGCAATGGAGTGGGGCGTGGCCCGGGAAAACATCATTGTTGACCCTGGCGTGGGTTTTGGTAAAACACTGGAACAGAACCTGGAGATTGTATGCCGTCTCGATGAGCTGAAGTGCCTGGGGAGGCCTATTCTGATAGGGACTTCTCGCAAGTCGATGATCGGCCTGGTGCTTGACCTGCCGCCTGATCAGCGGCTTGAGGGCACAGCAGCTACGGTGGCTATCAGTATTGCCAATGGCGCGGATATGGTGCGGGTACACGATGTGGCTCAGATGGCGAGGGTATGCCGGATGAGCGATGCCATTGTGCGGGGAAAGATGTCAGCCAAAAGGCCGGGAAACGGTGCGGTAGAGGCATACCTCGGTTTGGGAGCCAATCTGGGGGACCGACAGAGCAACCTGTTAAGAGCGATAGACCTGCTGTCACAGAAGGTGCGGATAGAGAAGCGCTCTTCCCTGTACGAAACCGAGCCTGTTGGGTATGACCGGCAGCCCCGTTTTCTCAACGCCGTCTGCCTGGTGAGTACCTCTCTGTCTCCGGAGGAACTGCTCGCTGTGGCTAAGGATATTGAAGCCGCTCTGGACAGGAGGCCCGGTTTCCCTGACGCGCCCCGTCCTATAGATATTGATATTCTTTTCTATGGCGACAGGGTGATCGAATCCCCACAGCTCACTATACCTCATCCTCGCCTGGAGGAGCGGGCTTTTGTGCTCGTTCCCCTGGCTGAGATTGCCCCTGATCTGGTTCATCCGGTGAGCGGCAGGACGGTCAGGCAGATGCTGGGGGGTCTGGGGAAATTTGAGGGAGTGGTGAAATGGAATCAGGAGGCCAAGGATGTATGA
- a CDS encoding methytransferase partner Trm112 produces the protein MKRELMDILACPLCKGDLQLTIVKEDTKEIITGSLYCAKCKETYPIEDAIPNLLPPDLRDK, from the coding sequence GTGAAGAGGGAATTGATGGATATCCTGGCCTGTCCTCTATGCAAAGGAGATTTGCAACTCACCATCGTGAAAGAGGATACGAAGGAAATAATTACCGGCTCGCTCTACTGTGCTAAGTGTAAGGAGACCTATCCCATCGAGGATGCTATCCCCAACCTCCTCCCACCGGACCTGAGGGACAAGTAG
- the queD gene encoding 6-carboxytetrahydropterin synthase QueD — MYEVAVEQEFDAAHFLRGYRGKCENIHGHRFRVMARVRAKQTGTIGMAYDFTKLRQQLGEVVSRFDHTCLNDILPFDSINPSSENIASTIFGELKAMLKGKGVSLYSIQVWESPHSSVTYSPEGE, encoded by the coding sequence ATGTATGAGGTCGCTGTTGAACAGGAATTCGACGCTGCTCATTTCTTGAGGGGCTATCGGGGCAAATGCGAGAATATTCACGGCCACAGGTTCCGGGTGATGGCCAGAGTAAGGGCGAAGCAGACGGGTACAATTGGCATGGCGTATGATTTCACCAAGCTGAGACAGCAGTTGGGGGAGGTTGTCAGCAGGTTCGACCACACCTGCCTCAATGATATATTGCCCTTTGACAGTATTAACCCCTCTTCGGAAAACATCGCCTCAACAATCTTTGGTGAACTCAAGGCGATGCTAAAGGGAAAGGGTGTATCTCTCTACAGCATTCAGGTATGGGAGTCCCCGCACAGCAGTGTAACTTATTCCCCTGAAGGGGAGTAA
- a CDS encoding DUF3800 domain-containing protein, producing the protein MDRVYNVYCDESCHLENDRQTVMILGALWCPLESTRRVSACIREIKERHGLSPFFEIKWTKVSPAKKPLYLDLLDYFFDDDDLHFRALIVPDKTKLKHELYGQDHDTWYYKMYFEMLKGIFDPQACYRLYLDIKDTRSAAKIAKLHNVLCNNIYDFKREIIERVQTVRSHEVEPLQLTDLLAGTISYANRGLSSNAAKVALVEQMRKRSGYDLTRTNLLREDKVNLFVWQATERQA; encoded by the coding sequence ATGGATAGAGTCTACAACGTGTACTGTGATGAAAGTTGCCACCTCGAAAACGACCGACAGACCGTGATGATCCTCGGAGCTCTCTGGTGCCCGCTCGAGTCAACTCGCAGAGTATCGGCGTGCATCCGTGAGATCAAGGAACGCCACGGACTGTCTCCGTTTTTCGAAATCAAGTGGACCAAGGTCTCACCTGCCAAGAAGCCTCTTTATCTTGACTTGCTTGACTACTTCTTTGACGATGACGACCTACATTTCCGAGCGCTGATTGTACCGGATAAGACCAAGCTCAAACATGAACTCTATGGGCAGGATCATGACACTTGGTACTACAAGATGTACTTTGAGATGCTGAAGGGCATCTTCGATCCTCAAGCCTGCTACCGGCTGTATCTGGATATCAAGGATACCCGCAGTGCTGCGAAAATCGCCAAACTTCACAATGTGCTCTGCAACAATATCTATGATTTTAAGCGGGAGATCATCGAGCGAGTGCAGACAGTACGTTCCCATGAAGTGGAACCCCTACAACTCACTGATCTTCTAGCGGGAACAATATCGTATGCCAACCGTGGCTTGTCCAGCAATGCAGCCAAGGTGGCACTGGTCGAACAAATGAGAAAGCGGTCAGGCTACGACCTTACCAGAACTAACCTGCTGCGTGAAGATAAGGTTAATCTCTTTGTTTGGCAAGCAACCGAGAGGCAGGCGTGA
- a CDS encoding gamma carbonic anhydrase family protein yields MIRALGDKVPRIAESAFISEGAYIIGDVVIGERCAAFPGAVVRGDFGPIRIGNDVMIEDNVVLHGAPSGLDIGDGVTLGHAAVVNSRRIGSKVLIGMNATILHDSEIGDRCIIAAGAVVGQGMKVPDGSFVAGVPGRIVGKATKEQLKWVDHDPALYSWWLEILEEYKKGKL; encoded by the coding sequence ATGATAAGAGCCCTGGGTGATAAGGTTCCCAGGATAGCTGAGTCTGCCTTTATCAGCGAGGGGGCTTATATCATCGGAGATGTGGTAATCGGGGAGAGGTGCGCCGCTTTCCCTGGGGCGGTAGTCAGGGGCGATTTTGGGCCTATAAGGATTGGTAACGATGTCATGATCGAGGACAACGTTGTTTTGCATGGTGCCCCGTCCGGGCTGGACATTGGCGATGGTGTGACGCTGGGGCATGCTGCGGTGGTTAACTCGCGAAGGATTGGGAGCAAGGTGCTGATCGGTATGAATGCCACCATCCTTCATGATTCGGAGATAGGCGACCGCTGTATTATTGCGGCTGGTGCGGTGGTGGGGCAGGGAATGAAGGTTCCTGATGGTTCTTTTGTCGCTGGTGTGCCAGGACGGATTGTGGGCAAAGCGACCAAAGAGCAACTGAAGTGGGTGGATCATGATCCAGCGCTATACTCCTGGTGGCTGGAGATACTGGAAGAATACAAAAAGGGGAAGCTGTAG
- a CDS encoding DUF6125 family protein encodes MVKETPKKKAAAPKAKAVKETPAKKAPAPKKEMDDYSGPFQPGLSFDDFSKEFLLKLMLIWQYGWLHMTEAWYNSVKQRWGVDAANECETQAWETIGERVNPRFPKVANIQLNTVLDSLKCLQLPLDNTTGGLFPAEAKIISPNHVIWTIPRCRSLEYFEAKEPQRIKHVCHINEKKIIERYLVNRKIKVTPLKLPPRKSPNDIACQWDFRLEE; translated from the coding sequence ATGGTAAAAGAGACGCCAAAAAAGAAGGCCGCAGCACCAAAGGCAAAGGCAGTGAAAGAGACCCCGGCAAAGAAAGCACCTGCGCCAAAGAAGGAGATGGATGATTACAGCGGCCCGTTCCAGCCTGGTTTGAGCTTTGATGACTTCTCCAAGGAATTCCTGTTGAAGCTAATGCTCATATGGCAGTACGGCTGGCTTCACATGACGGAAGCCTGGTATAACTCAGTCAAGCAAAGGTGGGGCGTTGATGCAGCTAACGAGTGTGAGACACAGGCCTGGGAGACCATCGGGGAGCGCGTCAATCCGAGATTCCCCAAGGTAGCCAATATTCAGCTCAACACGGTGCTCGATTCCCTGAAGTGTCTCCAGCTACCCCTGGATAACACCACCGGCGGATTGTTCCCTGCCGAGGCTAAGATCATCAGCCCGAACCACGTCATCTGGACCATACCCAGGTGCCGCTCACTGGAGTATTTTGAGGCTAAAGAGCCACAGAGAATAAAGCATGTCTGCCATATCAACGAAAAGAAGATTATCGAGAGATACCTGGTCAATCGCAAAATAAAGGTAACGCCTTTGAAACTGCCACCTCGCAAGAGTCCAAATGATATCGCCTGTCAGTGGGACTTCAGGCTCGAAGAGTAG